One region of Gemmatimonas sp. UBA7669 genomic DNA includes:
- a CDS encoding PP2C family serine/threonine-protein phosphatase produces the protein MWTSKPPNTPWCPDEWREHLEAVAPELVAPTGDQDGDAIGEQHATDHWQLLLVSRRGRVHAHRGEHREDAGSITATPHGWCAAVADGAGSAPYSRLGAAIATQVFTRSIQAALGPDTSASAATANDILANAMQHAATASNAAMRDFAERTGLAHRDLRTTLLAAALHGDTLALMQVGDGAMALRHADGRMSHPHAVATGDYSGEVAHFLPDDGALEQLQQSLVLQPRADCVGLVLATDGVEDPWYPFTRHAGTLFSQLVRGSNEADALPTGLTSAWHEPVLSAPDPVQALTAWLGFEKRGENDDRTLCVIWHEQAS, from the coding sequence GTGTGGACTTCCAAGCCACCCAACACACCCTGGTGCCCCGACGAGTGGCGTGAGCACCTCGAGGCGGTGGCGCCGGAGCTCGTCGCGCCAACGGGTGATCAAGACGGCGACGCCATCGGCGAGCAGCACGCTACGGACCACTGGCAGCTGCTGCTTGTCTCGCGGCGCGGTCGCGTGCACGCGCACCGCGGTGAGCACCGCGAAGACGCCGGCAGCATCACCGCCACACCACACGGCTGGTGCGCCGCCGTGGCCGACGGGGCCGGCTCGGCGCCCTACAGCCGACTTGGTGCAGCCATTGCCACGCAGGTGTTCACGCGCAGCATACAGGCTGCACTGGGCCCAGACACCAGCGCATCCGCCGCAACGGCGAACGACATCCTGGCGAATGCCATGCAGCACGCCGCCACGGCCAGCAACGCCGCCATGCGTGACTTCGCCGAACGCACCGGGCTCGCTCACCGCGATCTGCGCACCACCTTGCTTGCAGCGGCCCTGCACGGCGATACCCTGGCCCTCATGCAGGTTGGTGATGGGGCCATGGCCCTGCGGCATGCCGACGGCCGCATGTCACACCCGCACGCCGTCGCCACCGGCGACTATTCGGGCGAGGTCGCGCACTTTCTCCCCGACGACGGCGCGCTGGAGCAGCTGCAGCAATCCCTCGTGCTGCAGCCGCGCGCGGACTGCGTGGGTCTCGTGCTCGCCACCGACGGCGTGGAAGACCCCTGGTATCCGTTCACACGCCATGCGGGCACTCTCTTCTCGCAACTGGTCCGCGGAAGCAACGAAGCCGACGCGCTGCCCACCGGCCTCACGTCGGCATGGCACGAGCCCGTGCTGTCTGCACCAGATCCGGTGCAGGCTCTCACGGCGTGGCTGGGCTTCGAGAAGCGTGGCGAGAATGACGACCGCACGCTCTGCGTGATCTGGCACGAGCAGGCGTCGTGA
- a CDS encoding vWA domain-containing protein: MSTRRLPVYILADVSGSMQGTPIESVKSGIRQLHRDLLGDPQAIESAYLAVLTFGNAAQQLVPLTEVAMFNPPDLIANGATNFGEGLRLLLESFDRELVRTTADQKGDWRPLVFILSDGAPTDVEWPMYAQQLRERRPANIIAVACGDQADTQVLKQVTDTVIQMQDMSPDAFKAFFRFVSASVKQTSAKVGAMADGQGITLPPPPPGITIVP, encoded by the coding sequence GTGTCCACCCGACGCCTTCCCGTCTACATCCTCGCCGACGTGTCCGGATCGATGCAGGGCACACCCATTGAATCGGTCAAGTCCGGCATCCGCCAGTTGCATCGCGACCTGCTGGGCGACCCGCAGGCCATCGAAAGCGCCTATCTCGCCGTGTTGACCTTTGGCAACGCCGCGCAGCAGCTCGTGCCGCTCACCGAAGTGGCCATGTTCAATCCGCCCGACCTCATTGCCAACGGCGCCACCAATTTTGGCGAAGGTCTGCGTCTCCTGCTCGAGTCCTTCGACCGCGAGCTCGTGCGCACCACCGCCGATCAGAAGGGCGACTGGCGACCGCTCGTGTTCATTCTCTCCGACGGCGCGCCCACCGATGTGGAGTGGCCCATGTACGCGCAGCAGCTGCGTGAACGGCGCCCCGCCAACATCATTGCCGTGGCCTGCGGTGATCAGGCGGACACGCAGGTGCTCAAGCAGGTCACGGACACCGTGATCCAGATGCAGGACATGTCGCCCGACGCCTTCAAGGCCTTCTTCCGCTTCGTGTCGGCGTCCGTCAAGCAGACGAGTGCCAAGGTGGGCGCGATGGCCGACGGACAGGGCATCACGCTGCCGCCGCCACCGCCTGGCATCACGATCGTTCCGTAA
- a CDS encoding M23 family metallopeptidase — protein MSTLVAPLGAQTVGLPSRQPLFVLQGGDTPNVNHHMTVASQAFGVDFGVVGGASGRELASPGARRIEEFFCWDTPVVSPVSGQVVQVADSFPDNPLGTHDRANPLGNHVVIGSGGRFYYLAHLRRGTVSVRTGDAVEAGREIGRCGNSGNSDFPHIHMHATASARFGEGMGINLLFGPIRAVLSGKVFEQVEWPMLAGLWVRTP, from the coding sequence TTGAGCACGCTCGTTGCCCCCCTTGGCGCCCAGACGGTTGGCCTCCCGTCGCGCCAGCCGCTGTTCGTGCTGCAGGGTGGAGACACGCCAAACGTCAACCATCACATGACGGTGGCCTCCCAGGCGTTTGGCGTGGACTTCGGTGTGGTGGGCGGAGCGTCCGGGCGGGAGCTCGCGTCGCCCGGCGCACGCCGAATCGAGGAGTTCTTCTGCTGGGACACGCCGGTGGTTTCGCCGGTGAGTGGTCAGGTGGTGCAGGTGGCGGATTCGTTTCCCGACAATCCGCTCGGCACGCATGACCGGGCCAATCCGCTGGGTAATCACGTCGTCATCGGCAGTGGGGGACGCTTCTACTATCTCGCCCATCTCCGCCGAGGCACTGTGTCAGTGCGGACGGGGGACGCTGTGGAGGCCGGTCGCGAAATCGGGCGCTGCGGCAACTCCGGCAACTCGGACTTTCCGCACATTCACATGCACGCGACGGCCTCTGCACGATTTGGTGAGGGCATGGGCATCAATCTGCTGTTCGGACCCATCCGGGCCGTATTATCGGGCAAGGTGTTTGAGCAGGTCGAGTGGCCAATGCTGGCCGGATTGTGGGTCAGAACCCCCTGA
- a CDS encoding type II toxin-antitoxin system VapC family toxin — MNLLLDSHVLLWALHAPDRLSSEARDAISDPGRVVYFSAASAWELEIKATKGKLTLPAEWLHAATETGFVELPVSAADAQRSARLPAHHADPFDRLLVAQAMARGLHLVTRDGMLTAYGVPLLQA; from the coding sequence ATGAACCTGTTGCTCGACTCCCATGTGCTGCTGTGGGCCTTGCATGCTCCGGACCGTCTCAGCAGCGAAGCGCGGGATGCAATCAGCGACCCAGGTCGTGTCGTGTACTTCAGCGCCGCCTCGGCATGGGAGCTTGAGATCAAGGCCACCAAGGGAAAGCTGACGCTGCCCGCGGAATGGCTGCACGCGGCCACTGAGACCGGCTTCGTGGAGCTTCCCGTGTCTGCCGCCGACGCCCAGCGCAGCGCGCGTTTGCCGGCGCACCACGCTGACCCGTTTGACCGGCTGCTGGTGGCGCAGGCCATGGCGCGCGGTTTGCACCTGGTCACGCGCGATGGCATGCTCACGGCCTACGGCGTGCCGCTGTTGCAGGCTTAG
- a CDS encoding type II toxin-antitoxin system Phd/YefM family antitoxin, whose translation MKIVNIHAAKTQLSRLIAEVLDGEEVVISKAGTPLVRLVPVAAGAAPRQLGKLAGAVIESPDCWDHDAEIESLFYGGPLEPPPLRRVAEPRRKS comes from the coding sequence ATGAAGATCGTGAACATTCACGCCGCCAAGACCCAGCTCTCCCGGCTCATCGCCGAGGTGCTGGATGGTGAAGAGGTCGTGATCTCAAAGGCCGGCACGCCGCTGGTGCGTCTCGTGCCGGTCGCGGCCGGCGCCGCCCCCCGTCAACTCGGCAAACTGGCGGGCGCTGTCATCGAGTCGCCGGACTGCTGGGATCATGACGCGGAGATCGAATCGCTGTTCTACGGCGGACCGCTTGAGCCACCTCCGCTGCGCCGTGTAGCCGAGCCTCGCCGCAAGTCATGA
- a CDS encoding protein kinase domain-containing protein: MSGVNVRLTDGRVLQIDDEPVGTGAEKRVFLTRDRQLAVGFYYGTLSDRRERVDRLTRILTNYNPTLASNGAYWSPYFCWPVGMADGVNAVPQAFAQRQQLVWPPLAVVTPTYRSNFFFHDRFGGRQEKEVRWFTGGKASKFVPQAETGSLLTRLQVAVRLARAVRRLHMAGLAHADLSNKNVLVDPKGGDACIIDIDSLVVPGVAPPAVLGTPGYIAPEVLANKAQPGIATDKHALAVLLYELLLQRHPLQGKRVNSTRSAEEDEQLSMGSHALFIEHPTDRRNPPHSALTVPFTRLGPALAACMTRTFVDGLHAPGARADAAEWEVALYKTLQRAYPLPSGKWTILGTGLPRATLHGDERIAGPVLAAQLYRETPQGLVDEQDYFVLFHHLALHDWHLRMGTLPNEKADRTPRGYVAQHEGKWWLVNTSDTPWDVVDGPRIGRNASVECVPGLTLRIGDELPARVLRIGTL; the protein is encoded by the coding sequence ATGAGTGGCGTGAATGTCCGTCTCACCGACGGCCGGGTGCTGCAGATTGACGACGAACCAGTGGGCACCGGCGCCGAGAAGAGAGTATTCCTCACGCGCGACCGGCAACTGGCCGTGGGCTTCTATTACGGCACGCTGAGCGATCGACGCGAACGTGTGGACCGTCTCACGCGCATCCTCACCAACTACAACCCCACACTGGCCAGCAACGGCGCATACTGGTCGCCTTACTTCTGCTGGCCGGTGGGCATGGCCGATGGCGTGAACGCCGTGCCACAGGCCTTTGCGCAGCGGCAGCAACTCGTCTGGCCGCCATTGGCGGTGGTCACGCCAACCTATCGCAGCAACTTCTTCTTTCACGACCGCTTCGGCGGACGTCAGGAGAAAGAGGTGCGCTGGTTCACGGGCGGCAAGGCCTCGAAGTTCGTGCCGCAGGCTGAAACCGGCTCGCTGCTCACCCGCCTGCAGGTGGCCGTGCGCCTCGCACGCGCCGTTCGCCGACTGCACATGGCCGGGCTGGCGCACGCCGACCTGTCCAATAAGAACGTACTGGTTGACCCAAAGGGTGGCGATGCCTGCATCATCGACATCGACTCGCTCGTCGTGCCCGGTGTGGCACCGCCAGCCGTACTCGGCACACCCGGCTACATCGCTCCCGAAGTGCTGGCCAACAAGGCGCAGCCCGGCATTGCCACCGACAAGCATGCGCTGGCCGTGCTGCTCTATGAACTGCTGCTGCAACGGCATCCGCTGCAGGGCAAGCGTGTCAACAGCACCCGCTCGGCCGAAGAAGACGAGCAACTGTCGATGGGTTCACACGCGCTGTTCATCGAGCACCCCACCGACCGACGCAATCCGCCGCACAGTGCGCTGACCGTGCCGTTCACGCGGCTCGGGCCCGCGTTGGCCGCGTGCATGACGCGCACGTTTGTTGACGGATTGCATGCGCCCGGTGCGCGTGCCGACGCCGCCGAGTGGGAAGTGGCCCTCTACAAGACCCTGCAGCGCGCGTATCCATTGCCGTCGGGCAAGTGGACCATTCTGGGCACGGGCTTGCCGCGCGCCACACTGCACGGCGATGAACGCATTGCCGGGCCGGTGCTGGCCGCGCAGCTCTATCGTGAAACGCCGCAGGGGCTGGTGGACGAGCAGGACTACTTCGTGCTCTTTCATCACCTCGCATTGCACGACTGGCATCTTCGCATGGGGACCCTGCCCAACGAGAAGGCCGATCGCACGCCGCGTGGCTATGTAGCGCAACACGAGGGCAAGTGGTGGCTGGTGAACACAAGCGACACGCCCTGGGACGTGGTGGATGGACCGCGCATCGGCCGGAATGCGTCGGTGGAGTGCGTGCCGGGTCTCACGCTGCGCATTGGTGATGAACTGCCGGCGCGCGTGCTGCGCATCGGCACCTTGTAG
- a CDS encoding VPS10 domain-containing protein translates to MKRALLVFLLTAPLSLAAAQTSDFNTLRFREVGPANMSGRVVDMAVVESNPYVWYVASATGGVWKTINNGVTWQPVFHREATHSVGALAVHQRDTNIVWVGTGERANRQSSGWGDGVYKSTDGGRSWRNMGLRESHHVGRIVMHPTDPNTVFVAAMGHLWGPNDERGLYRTTDGGNTWQRVLGVNEHTGVVDVALDPSNPRVMYAATYERRRAPYGFDGGGPGSALYKSTDGGDTWRKLAPSGAFPRDSVRPGVRPPTLHDANGLPLGEYGRIGITVYPKDPRIVYVSIEQGWRYNASTAYVGRRAGIYRSQNAGETWERMSDWNPRPMYASQPQVDPNDPCRIYMQNEFSVSTDCGKTFTAPRQSLHGDDRFVWIDPRDSRHLIKLDDGGIGVSYDFGRTWLFVQSLPISQWYRIAADNARPFNLYGGLQDNGSWYGPSATYRSEGILNEDWTRIGGGDGFFSLPDTTDPRVIYSASQYLGLQKLDPRTLQRQDVRPDNARGAIGARRNFDAWFLVQPEAELANAMAGANWDAPYIISPHDGATLYAGTNKLWKSTNRGLTWTSLGDMTTGVNRRELPINGRRADELTPSQDDGNPYYPTLTAIAESPRQRGLLYVGTDDGNVKVSRDGGATWHDAHSLMGRLASNALPRNAWINGIEASRHAVGTAYVVANNYRNDDFGSYIYKTTDAGRSWTSITSDLPAGRVARTLREDPRNPNVLYLGTELGLFVSTNGGANWAELRANLPTLAINDLLVHPRDNDLVIATHGRGIWILDDVNPLQELTPAVKESAAHLFRIEPAYQVRLAAEKAHMGDMVFRGENPPTGAIVQFWLKDATTKPTFTVLDASGKTVATLSPNVRAGVNRFVWGLRHDSLPAGVRGGGDEDEGGGGAARALPGPLVLPGTYTLRMSVGGVQRTQTVRVMDDPRINVTPVLRAKWHADLLRIADVYRTAVELNRGKNSAETRELLRRVSGLYSAVSGWTGPMTSDQTAQLQYFRRKIAELR, encoded by the coding sequence ATGAAGCGCGCCCTGCTCGTATTCCTGCTCACCGCGCCGCTCTCCCTCGCTGCTGCGCAGACCAGCGACTTCAACACGCTGCGCTTCCGCGAAGTCGGCCCCGCCAACATGAGCGGTCGCGTCGTGGACATGGCGGTGGTCGAGTCCAATCCCTACGTGTGGTATGTCGCCTCAGCGACCGGCGGCGTGTGGAAGACCATCAACAACGGCGTCACCTGGCAGCCGGTCTTCCACCGCGAAGCCACACACTCGGTCGGTGCACTGGCTGTGCATCAGCGTGACACCAACATCGTGTGGGTGGGCACCGGCGAACGCGCGAATCGCCAGAGCAGCGGCTGGGGCGACGGCGTATACAAGTCCACCGACGGCGGACGCAGCTGGCGCAACATGGGGCTGCGCGAGTCGCATCACGTGGGGCGCATCGTGATGCACCCCACCGACCCCAACACGGTCTTCGTGGCTGCCATGGGTCACCTCTGGGGACCCAACGACGAGCGCGGTCTCTACCGCACTACCGATGGCGGCAACACCTGGCAGCGTGTGCTGGGGGTGAACGAGCACACCGGTGTCGTGGACGTGGCACTCGATCCGTCCAACCCGCGTGTCATGTACGCCGCCACCTACGAGCGGCGCCGCGCACCGTACGGTTTTGACGGCGGCGGACCGGGCAGCGCGCTTTACAAGAGCACCGACGGCGGCGACACCTGGCGCAAGCTCGCGCCCAGCGGTGCGTTTCCGCGCGACTCCGTGCGCCCCGGTGTCCGCCCGCCCACACTGCATGATGCCAACGGTCTGCCACTCGGCGAGTACGGCCGCATCGGCATCACCGTGTATCCCAAAGATCCACGCATCGTGTACGTGTCCATCGAGCAGGGCTGGCGCTACAACGCCTCCACGGCCTACGTCGGACGACGCGCCGGCATCTATCGCTCGCAGAATGCCGGCGAAACCTGGGAGCGCATGAGCGACTGGAATCCGCGCCCCATGTACGCCAGTCAGCCGCAGGTCGATCCCAACGATCCCTGCCGCATCTACATGCAGAACGAATTCTCCGTCTCCACCGACTGCGGCAAGACCTTCACCGCGCCGCGTCAGTCACTGCATGGCGACGACCGGTTTGTGTGGATCGATCCACGCGACTCGCGCCACCTCATCAAGCTCGACGACGGCGGCATCGGCGTGTCCTACGACTTTGGACGGACCTGGCTGTTTGTGCAGTCTCTGCCCATCAGCCAGTGGTATCGCATTGCGGCAGACAACGCGCGGCCTTTCAACCTCTATGGTGGCTTGCAGGACAACGGCAGCTGGTACGGCCCCAGCGCCACCTATCGCTCCGAAGGCATCCTCAACGAAGACTGGACACGCATTGGCGGTGGCGACGGCTTCTTCTCGCTGCCCGACACCACCGACCCGCGTGTCATCTACTCGGCCTCGCAGTACCTCGGCCTGCAGAAGCTCGATCCGCGTACGCTGCAGCGGCAGGATGTCCGGCCTGACAATGCGCGCGGCGCCATTGGCGCGCGCCGCAATTTTGATGCGTGGTTCCTGGTGCAGCCTGAAGCCGAGCTGGCCAACGCCATGGCGGGTGCCAACTGGGATGCGCCGTATATCATCTCGCCGCACGATGGTGCCACTCTTTATGCGGGCACCAACAAGCTCTGGAAGAGCACGAATCGTGGGCTGACCTGGACCTCGCTGGGCGACATGACCACCGGCGTGAACCGCCGCGAGCTGCCCATCAACGGCCGCCGCGCGGACGAACTCACGCCCTCGCAGGACGACGGCAACCCGTACTATCCCACGCTCACGGCCATCGCCGAATCACCGCGGCAGCGCGGCCTGCTGTATGTGGGCACCGACGACGGCAACGTGAAGGTCTCGCGCGACGGTGGCGCAACCTGGCACGATGCACACTCACTCATGGGCCGCTTGGCCAGCAACGCCCTGCCGCGCAACGCCTGGATCAACGGCATTGAGGCCTCGCGTCATGCTGTGGGTACCGCGTACGTGGTGGCCAACAATTATCGCAACGACGACTTCGGCAGCTACATCTACAAGACCACCGACGCCGGCCGCAGCTGGACATCCATTACCAGTGACCTGCCGGCGGGTCGTGTGGCGCGCACCCTGCGGGAAGATCCGCGCAATCCCAATGTGCTCTACCTCGGCACCGAGCTCGGGCTGTTTGTCAGCACCAACGGCGGCGCAAACTGGGCCGAGCTGCGCGCCAACCTGCCCACGCTGGCCATCAACGATTTGCTCGTGCATCCGCGTGACAACGATCTGGTCATTGCCACACACGGACGCGGCATCTGGATTCTGGACGATGTGAATCCGCTGCAGGAGCTCACACCGGCTGTGAAGGAGTCGGCCGCGCATCTCTTCCGCATTGAACCGGCCTATCAGGTGCGGTTGGCTGCCGAGAAGGCGCACATGGGCGACATGGTGTTCCGTGGCGAGAATCCGCCGACTGGTGCCATCGTGCAGTTCTGGCTCAAGGATGCCACCACGAAGCCGACGTTCACCGTGCTTGACGCGAGTGGCAAGACCGTCGCCACTCTGTCACCCAATGTGCGTGCAGGCGTGAACCGCTTTGTATGGGGCCTGCGCCACGACTCCCTGCCTGCCGGTGTGCGCGGCGGGGGCGACGAGGACGAAGGCGGCGGTGGTGCCGCGCGCGCCCTGCCCGGCCCACTTGTGCTGCCGGGTACCTACACGCTGCGCATGAGTGTGGGTGGGGTGCAGCGCACGCAAACGGTGCGCGTCATGGACGATCCGCGCATCAACGTGACACCGGTGCTGCGCGCCAAGTGGCACGCAGATCTCCTGCGCATTGCCGACGTGTATCGTACGGCGGTGGAGCTGAATCGCGGCAAGAACAGTGCGGAAACCCGCGAGTTGCTACGCCGCGTGAGTGGTCTGTACAGTGCGGTATCGGGATGGACGGGGCCCATGACTAGTGACCAGACCGCACAGTTGCAGTACTTCAGGCGGAAGATCGCCGAGCTGCGGTAG